One region of Bombus affinis isolate iyBomAffi1 chromosome 5, iyBomAffi1.2, whole genome shotgun sequence genomic DNA includes:
- the LOC126916556 gene encoding protein yellow, whose protein sequence is MFREFLLVSLLYLGTKSVDGLQRWGTQFGQAPVLERFFWRTVDFAYPDEASRKMAMMKGEFIPENALPVGIEIWRNKLFVTVPRWRNGIPATLNYISLDTNRGGSPKLTPYPNWAQNKAGACGSAITTAYRIHADVCDRLWVLDTGTIGIGNTTIQACPYTLNVFDLTTDKILRQYRLRAEDINMNTFIANIAVDLGKGGCEDAFAYMSDELGYGLIVYSWEQNKSWRLTHSYFMPDPLAGDYNIGGINFQWGEEGVFGMSLSPIAANGYRTLFFHPLSSRREFAVSTRILRDENLSQDSYHEFQVLPERGPLGHCTSSIMDENGLQFFNLIDQNAVGCWNSVLPYAPENHAVVARHDEAMIFPADVKVNRGLLWIISDRMPVFLLSTLNYTDVNFRILTIPVRDAIAGTVCENVSPWGYVSNSLWWES, encoded by the exons ATGTTTCGCGAATTTCTTCTCGTGAGTTTACTATACCTGGGAACCAAGAGCGTCGATGGACTTCAAAGATGGGGTACACAGTTCGGGCAAGCACCTGTGTTAGAAAGATTTTTCTGGAGAACGGTGGACTTCGCCTATCCAGATGAAGCCAGCAGAAAAATGGCAATGATGAAAGGAGAATTCATTCCAGAAAACGCGTTGCCTGTTGGTATAGAAATTTGGAGAAACAAACTGTTCGTCACGGTACCGAGATGGCGCAATG GAATACCGGCGACATTAAACTACATATCGCTTGACACAAATCGAGGTGGCTCACCGAAGCTTACCCCTTATCCGAATTGGGCACAAAACAAAGCTGGAGCTTGTGGTAGTGCAATTACTACTGCTTATAG AATACACGCAGATGTCTGTGACAGACTCTGGGTGTTGGATACCGGTACGATAGGTATTGGAAACACTACGATACAGGCATGTCCCTACACTCTGAATGTCTTTGATTTAACAACGGATAAAATTTTAAGGCAATATAGATTGAGGGCTGAAGATATTAATATG AACACTTTCATCGCCAATATTGCAGTCGATTTGGGAAAAGGCGGTTGCGAGGACGCTTTCGCCTATATGTCTGACGAACTTGGATATGGGCTGATCGTATATTCTTGGGAACAAAATAAGTCTTGGCGACTTACACATAGCTATTTCATGCCGGATCCTCTGGCCGGGGACTACAATATCGGTGGTATAAATTTCCAATGGGGTGAAGAAGGGGTCTTCGGTATGAGTTTATCTCCTATCGCTGCCAATGGATATAGGACATTATTCTTCCATCCTCTAAGTAGCAGAAGAGAATTTGCAGTTTCTACACGAATTTTAAGGGATGAAAACTTGTCTCAAGATAGTTACCATGAATTCCAG GTTCTTCCTGAAAGAGGACCACTTGGCCATTGCACCTCTTctattatggatgaaaatggacttcaatttttcaatttaattgaTCAAAATGCAGTAGGCTGTTGGAATTCTGTGTTACCATATGCACCTGAAAACCATGCGGTCGTTGCTAGACACGACGAAGCTATGATATTCCCAGCAGATGTTAAG GTAAATCGTGGTTTGTTATGGATTATATCAGATAGAATGCCAGTATTCTTACTGTCAACTTTGAACTACACCGACGTAAACTTTAGAATATTAACGATACCAGTTCGAGATGCGATCGCAGGAACAGTTTGTGAAAATGTATCTCCTTGGGGATACGTTAGCAATTCTCTTTGGTGGGAATCATAA